One Alkaliphilus sp. B6464 genomic window carries:
- a CDS encoding helix-turn-helix domain-containing protein produces MTIGEKIQINRKSLGLSQEQLGEKVGVSRQAVSKWEQGTAMPELDKVITLSKVFSISTDDLLGNTDAETDKYSNNVSIENNVNNSVNNFKNFLRRNWYRGGYLFIIWGCLTVAMSLGVASSWRKMHLPGMMLTGQVVETNLFFYAMKQPLVQIIIPIGIIAIIFGTVVIIYGTIKNKK; encoded by the coding sequence ATGACGATAGGAGAAAAAATACAAATAAACAGAAAGTCATTGGGTCTTTCACAAGAGCAACTTGGAGAGAAGGTCGGAGTTTCAAGACAAGCCGTATCAAAATGGGAACAAGGTACTGCAATGCCAGAATTAGATAAAGTAATTACATTAAGTAAAGTGTTTTCCATTTCAACTGATGATTTATTGGGCAACACTGATGCTGAAACGGATAAGTACTCGAATAATGTATCTATTGAAAACAACGTAAATAACTCCGTTAATAATTTCAAAAATTTCTTAAGGAGAAACTGGTACCGCGGTGGATACTTATTTATAATTTGGGGTTGTTTAACTGTCGCAATGTCACTTGGAGTTGCCTCTTCATGGAGAAAAATGCACTTGCCTGGAATGATGCTTACTGGACAGGTAGTTGAAACAAATCTATTTTTTTATGCAATGAAACAACCACTTGTTCAGATTATTATACCTATTGGCATAATCGCTATTATTTTTGGTACAGTAGTTATAATTTATGGAACGATAAAAAATAAAAAGTAA
- a CDS encoding N-acetyltransferase encodes MEMIKELEVSKIDDVMKIWLEANIKAHDFISESYWIENYDFVKKALPQSEVLVYEDDGEIKGFIGIIDKSYIAGLFISTQYQHSGIGSKLIEKCKQYYPILKLDVYAKNLKAVNFYKRHGFKIEQENENYDTKESEYSMVWKL; translated from the coding sequence ATGGAAATGATAAAAGAATTAGAAGTATCTAAAATAGATGATGTAATGAAAATTTGGCTTGAAGCAAATATTAAAGCTCATGATTTTATTTCAGAAAGTTACTGGATAGAAAATTATGATTTTGTAAAAAAAGCTTTGCCTCAATCCGAGGTTCTTGTTTATGAAGATGATGGAGAGATAAAGGGATTTATAGGTATTATAGACAAATCTTATATTGCAGGATTATTTATTTCAACTCAATATCAACATAGTGGAATAGGGAGTAAATTGATTGAAAAATGCAAGCAGTATTATCCAATTTTAAAATTAGATGTTTATGCTAAAAACTTGAAAGCTGTAAATTTTTATAAAAGGCATGGATTTAAAATAGAACAAGAAAACGAAAATTATGATACTAAGGAATCCGAGTATTCAATGGTATGGAAATTATAA
- a CDS encoding S66 family peptidase: protein MLKLVKPQRLNRGDKIATVSLSWGGAGDTDLLWRYNLGKKRLQEQFGLEVVEMPNTLKGSDYLYYHPEKRAEDLMSAFSDTSIKAIFSCIGGNESIRMLPYIDFDIIKNNPKIFIGYSDTTITHFMCLKANLSSFYGASILAELAENIKVFDYTAYWLEKVLFDPSPIGVIPATNEWTGERIEWSEINASIAKTMVKNQGYEFLQGNGVIQGHLIGGCIEVMEMIKGTSLWPSNDIFEDAILFFETSEEMPEPNYIEYWLRNYGSQGILQKLKGIIFGKPYQERYYKEYKNSIMKIVTELGLYNLPIVYNMSFGHNEPMICLPYGATAEIDCDNKTFSILEPGVV, encoded by the coding sequence ATGCTAAAACTAGTTAAACCACAAAGATTAAACCGAGGTGATAAGATAGCTACAGTAAGCCTATCATGGGGTGGTGCTGGTGATACAGATCTACTCTGGAGATATAATTTAGGGAAAAAGAGATTACAAGAGCAGTTTGGTTTAGAGGTTGTAGAAATGCCAAACACTTTAAAAGGGTCTGATTATTTATACTATCACCCAGAAAAGCGCGCGGAAGATTTAATGTCAGCTTTTTCTGACACATCTATAAAAGCAATTTTTTCCTGTATTGGTGGCAATGAAAGTATACGAATGTTGCCATATATTGATTTTGATATTATAAAAAATAATCCTAAAATATTTATAGGGTATTCTGATACAACTATTACACATTTTATGTGTCTTAAAGCAAATCTGTCAAGTTTCTATGGCGCATCTATTCTTGCAGAATTAGCGGAAAACATTAAAGTGTTTGACTATACTGCTTATTGGTTAGAAAAAGTTTTATTTGACCCTTCTCCAATTGGAGTAATACCAGCCACTAATGAATGGACTGGAGAAAGAATAGAATGGAGTGAAATCAATGCCTCCATCGCAAAAACTATGGTAAAAAATCAAGGATATGAATTTTTACAAGGCAACGGTGTGATTCAAGGGCATTTAATTGGTGGTTGCATTGAAGTAATGGAGATGATAAAAGGTACTTCGCTATGGCCATCCAATGATATATTTGAAGATGCTATTCTATTCTTTGAAACATCAGAAGAAATGCCAGAACCAAATTATATAGAATATTGGCTTAGAAATTATGGTAGCCAAGGTATATTGCAAAAATTAAAAGGAATAATTTTCGGGAAACCATATCAAGAAAGATATTATAAAGAATACAAGAATTCAATCATGAAGATTGTAACAGAATTAGGACTTTATAATTTACCCATTGTGTATAATATGTCCTTTGGTCATAACGAACCTATGATATGTTTACCCTATGGTGCAACGGCAGAAATTGATTGTGATAATAAAACTTTTTCCATACTTGAACCAGGGGTAGTATAG
- a CDS encoding alpha/beta fold hydrolase codes for MGYYVRVEPDVKIYVEDLNPEGHKTIVFLHGWPGSHKLFEYQFNELPQSGYRCIGIDQRGFGKSDKPWRGYGYNRLADDVRCVVEALKLQDFILAGHSTGGAIAIRYMARYNGYGVSKLALFAAAAPSLVKRPNFPYGLDKETVIKIIEGTYTDRPKMLSDFGDIFFFQHITEPFSDWFLQLGLQAAGWSTAAIAKTWLREELFCDLGTINVPTLIIHGIHDKVVPFQLGEIQKQGIRNSRLIPFQYSGHGSFYDQRCKFNEELMNFIKE; via the coding sequence ATGGGATACTATGTTAGAGTAGAGCCAGATGTAAAAATTTATGTAGAGGATCTTAATCCGGAGGGTCATAAGACAATTGTGTTTTTACATGGTTGGCCTGGAAGCCATAAATTATTTGAATATCAGTTTAATGAGCTCCCACAAAGTGGATATAGATGTATTGGAATAGATCAAAGAGGATTTGGTAAATCAGATAAGCCATGGAGAGGATATGGCTACAATCGGTTAGCTGACGATGTTAGATGTGTAGTTGAAGCGCTCAAATTACAAGATTTTATACTGGCAGGCCACTCAACAGGTGGGGCAATTGCTATTAGATATATGGCTAGGTATAATGGGTATGGGGTATCCAAACTTGCTCTTTTTGCAGCAGCAGCTCCTAGTCTTGTCAAACGTCCTAATTTTCCTTATGGCTTGGACAAGGAAACTGTAATCAAAATTATTGAGGGAACATACACTGATCGCCCTAAAATGTTGAGCGATTTTGGTGATATATTTTTCTTTCAGCATATAACAGAGCCATTCTCTGATTGGTTCTTACAATTGGGATTACAAGCAGCAGGGTGGTCAACAGCTGCTATTGCAAAGACTTGGTTACGTGAAGAACTATTTTGTGATTTAGGAACAATAAATGTTCCAACATTAATTATTCATGGCATTCACGACAAAGTTGTTCCATTCCAACTAGGTGAAATACAAAAACAAGGTATTAGAAATTCAAGGCTTATACCATTTCAATATAGTGGCCACGGATCGTTCTATGACCAGCGATGCAAATTTAATGAAGAATTGATGAATTTTATTAAGGAATAA
- a CDS encoding VOC family protein → MVQSIIHIALVVKDYDEAIEFYTKKLNFTLIEDTYQPKQDKRWVVVSPPGSVGTTILLAKASKLEQESFIGNQSGGRVFLFLNTDDFWRDYNEMISRGIEFVREPKDQSYGIVAVFKDLYGNLWDLVELKEGHPILERIK, encoded by the coding sequence ATGGTTCAATCAATTATTCATATAGCCTTGGTTGTAAAAGATTATGATGAGGCAATAGAATTTTATACTAAGAAGCTTAATTTTACATTAATTGAAGATACTTATCAGCCGAAACAAGATAAACGTTGGGTAGTAGTATCTCCACCTGGTTCAGTCGGAACTACGATATTACTTGCAAAAGCCTCTAAACTTGAACAAGAGTCATTTATTGGTAACCAGTCAGGTGGTAGAGTTTTTCTATTTTTAAACACTGATGATTTTTGGAGAGATTATAATGAAATGATTTCAAGAGGAATAGAATTTGTGAGAGAGCCGAAAGACCAATCTTATGGAATAGTCGCAGTATTTAAGGATTTATATGGAAATCTATGGGACTTAGTAGAGTTGAAAGAAGGTCATCCAATTTTAGAACGAATTAAGTAG
- a CDS encoding relaxase/mobilization nuclease domain-containing protein: MVIKKIFNREKGRQFTDFAHSFHRCEDISPRLGHEISFKLIEKGKFKNFEILVATHIDKNYLYTH, encoded by the coding sequence ATGGTTATTAAGAAAATATTTAATAGAGAAAAAGGAAGGCAATTTACAGATTTTGCACATTCATTTCATCGATGTGAAGACATAAGTCCTAGACTAGGTCACGAAATATCTTTTAAGCTTATAGAGAAAGGAAAATTCAAAAATTTTGAAATATTAGTCGCAACTCATATAGATAAAAATTATTTGTATACTCATTAA
- the rpsD gene encoding 30S ribosomal protein S4, with the protein MAKIMGPRFKLSRSLGVNIYGHPKAMNRAGKTPGRASRKLSNYGLQLLEKQKLRAYYGVLEKQFIRYVDMAMKAPGLSGEVLIQKLECRLDNIVYRIGLASSIREARQMVNHGHILVNGKKVDIPSFSINPEDIIALREKSQKIEKYIENIQNRNYVVDYVEANPASFSGKLLRLPNRQEIPVDVNEQLVIEFYSKR; encoded by the coding sequence TTGGCAAAAATAATGGGACCAAGATTTAAACTAAGCAGAAGCTTAGGTGTAAATATTTATGGTCATCCAAAAGCAATGAATAGAGCAGGTAAAACACCTGGTAGAGCAAGTAGAAAACTTTCTAACTATGGACTACAATTATTAGAAAAACAAAAATTAAGAGCGTATTATGGTGTATTAGAAAAACAATTTATAAGATATGTAGATATGGCTATGAAGGCACCTGGTTTATCTGGAGAGGTTCTAATACAAAAGTTGGAATGTAGATTAGATAATATAGTGTATAGAATAGGACTGGCCAGTTCTATTAGAGAAGCAAGACAAATGGTAAATCATGGACACATTTTAGTTAACGGAAAGAAAGTGGATATACCATCATTTAGTATTAATCCTGAAGATATTATAGCTCTACGTGAAAAGTCACAAAAAATTGAAAAATATATAGAAAACATTCAAAATAGGAATTATGTAGTTGATTATGTAGAAGCAAATCCAGCTAGTTTTAGTGGAAAATTATTAAGATTACCAAATAGACAAGAAATACCTGTTGATGTTAATGAGCAACTAGTAATTGAATTTTACTCCAAAAGATAA
- a CDS encoding insulinase family protein — translation MQILNIGNVYNGFQLLEEKKINEVNSIARLFYHNKSGAKLFHLENDDNNKVFSISFRTPPTDNTGLPHILEHAVLCGSKKFPLKDPFIELAKGSLNTYLNAMTFSDKTMYPIASQNDKDFVNLMDVYLDAVLHPNIYNGPESFMQEGWHYELNSQDDPLSIKGVVYNEMKGAFSSPEQVLFRKVEESLFPDTVYRFESGGDPESIPELTYEQFLNFHKTYYHPSNSYIYLYGNGNLMEHLKFIDEKYLNQFDKIQIDSSISIQPSFNQSKEIEEVYSISEDENERNKTFISKNYVIGNSKDSEKVLAFNILNYLLLGSPAAPLKKALIEANIGKDVFGSFDSSIMQPTFSIVVKNSNVENKELFLKVVKDTLENLVVNGIDKKIIEAAINIHEFKLREADYGHRPKGLVYNIKAMNSWLYDEDPWLHLEYEKSLKNIKTALVTNYFERLIKEDILNNLHTSLLILKPKKGLASEKDQKEEKRLQEYKKQLSEDEVIKIVKQKENLEKYQNRIETDEALATIPLLSREDIKREVEDIPLIKFVEKDVNILHHSIFTNGITYVNLFFDTTSVPQELVPYTVLLSSLLGKVRTENHGYEELSNLININTGGIYAKVETYSFKYSHKEFLPKFVLRSSALTSNIKSLFVLLTELINSTKFDESNRIKEVIGETKSRLEMAIFDQGHVMAARRVNSYFSPIGQYIENTYGISYYMFISNLDSEFDEKQEEILENLKKVYNMIFNKNNMLISISSDKADFEIVREEAVSLIERLPNCKFEKYKYSFDFTPKNEGLLTSSKVQYVAKGYNFKELGYGYLGHMQVLKTIVSLDYLWNKVRVAGGAYGSLANFSKSGNLIFSSYRDPNLKETLHVYDDMSKYIEAFDADEREMRKYIIGTISNMDTPLSPFMKGDKATSYYISGITLDELQRERDEVLNTTVEDIRKYSALLTDSMKKNYLCVLGNERKIKESKEQFNNLVKVFL, via the coding sequence ATGCAAATATTAAATATAGGTAATGTTTATAACGGATTTCAATTATTAGAAGAGAAGAAAATTAATGAGGTGAATTCAATAGCAAGACTGTTTTATCATAATAAAAGTGGTGCTAAGTTATTTCACCTGGAAAATGATGATAATAATAAAGTTTTTTCTATTAGTTTTAGAACACCTCCAACGGATAATACTGGTTTGCCGCATATATTAGAACATGCTGTGCTATGTGGATCTAAAAAATTTCCATTAAAAGATCCATTTATTGAATTAGCAAAGGGCTCGTTAAATACATATTTAAATGCAATGACTTTTTCTGATAAAACTATGTACCCTATTGCTAGTCAAAATGATAAAGACTTTGTTAACTTAATGGATGTATACTTAGATGCAGTTTTGCATCCTAATATATATAATGGTCCAGAAAGTTTTATGCAAGAAGGGTGGCACTATGAATTAAATAGTCAAGATGATCCACTTTCAATTAAAGGGGTTGTTTATAATGAAATGAAGGGAGCTTTTTCTTCTCCAGAGCAAGTACTCTTTAGAAAGGTAGAAGAGTCTCTTTTTCCTGATACAGTATATAGATTTGAATCAGGTGGTGATCCAGAATCAATACCAGAGCTTACATATGAGCAATTTTTAAACTTTCATAAAACCTATTACCATCCGTCAAATAGCTATATTTATTTATATGGCAATGGCAACTTAATGGAGCATTTAAAGTTTATCGATGAAAAATATTTAAACCAATTTGATAAAATACAGATTGATTCAAGTATTAGTATTCAACCTTCATTTAATCAAAGCAAAGAAATAGAAGAAGTATATTCTATTTCTGAAGATGAAAATGAGAGAAATAAAACATTTATAAGTAAGAATTACGTTATAGGTAACTCTAAGGATTCTGAAAAAGTATTAGCATTTAATATTTTAAATTATTTACTTCTAGGGTCTCCAGCTGCACCACTTAAAAAAGCTTTAATTGAGGCAAATATAGGAAAGGATGTTTTTGGCTCTTTTGATAGTAGCATTATGCAGCCTACTTTCAGTATTGTTGTTAAAAATAGTAACGTTGAAAATAAGGAGTTATTTCTAAAGGTAGTTAAAGATACTTTGGAAAATCTTGTAGTTAATGGTATTGACAAGAAGATAATTGAGGCCGCAATAAATATTCATGAGTTTAAGCTTAGAGAAGCAGATTATGGACATAGACCTAAGGGATTAGTCTATAATATAAAGGCAATGAATAGTTGGCTTTATGATGAAGACCCATGGTTACACTTAGAATATGAAAAAAGTTTAAAAAATATTAAAACTGCTTTGGTAACTAACTATTTTGAAAGACTAATAAAGGAGGATATACTTAACAACCTTCATACTAGTCTACTAATATTAAAGCCTAAAAAAGGACTTGCAAGTGAAAAGGATCAAAAAGAAGAAAAAAGACTACAAGAGTATAAGAAACAATTATCAGAAGATGAAGTTATTAAAATCGTAAAGCAGAAGGAAAACCTAGAAAAGTATCAGAATAGAATAGAAACAGATGAAGCATTAGCAACAATACCTCTACTGAGTAGAGAGGATATTAAAAGAGAAGTTGAAGATATACCTTTAATTAAGTTTGTTGAGAAGGATGTTAATATTTTACATCATTCAATTTTCACTAATGGTATTACATACGTCAATTTATTTTTTGATACAACATCGGTACCACAAGAATTAGTTCCATATACAGTGTTATTATCTAGTCTTTTAGGAAAGGTTAGAACAGAAAATCACGGCTATGAAGAACTATCAAACTTAATAAATATTAATACTGGCGGCATTTACGCTAAGGTAGAGACGTACTCGTTTAAATATAGTCATAAAGAATTTTTACCTAAATTTGTTCTTAGATCATCTGCATTAACTAGCAATATTAAAAGTTTATTTGTACTGTTAACTGAGCTTATAAATAGTACAAAATTTGATGAATCAAATAGAATTAAAGAAGTTATTGGTGAAACAAAGTCTCGATTAGAGATGGCTATTTTTGATCAAGGACATGTTATGGCAGCTAGAAGGGTTAATTCATATTTTTCTCCTATTGGCCAATATATAGAAAATACATATGGTATTTCTTATTACATGTTTATATCTAATTTAGATAGTGAGTTTGATGAAAAGCAAGAAGAAATATTGGAAAACTTAAAGAAAGTATATAATATGATTTTCAATAAGAATAATATGTTAATAAGTATTAGCTCAGACAAAGCAGACTTTGAAATTGTGAGAGAAGAAGCAGTATCCCTTATTGAAAGATTGCCTAATTGTAAATTTGAGAAATATAAATATTCTTTTGATTTTACTCCTAAAAATGAAGGTTTATTAACATCAAGCAAAGTACAATATGTAGCAAAAGGATATAATTTTAAAGAATTGGGATATGGATATTTAGGGCATATGCAAGTATTGAAAACAATAGTGAGTCTAGATTACCTTTGGAATAAAGTACGGGTAGCTGGTGGTGCTTATGGATCCTTAGCTAACTTTTCTAAAAGTGGAAATCTTATATTTAGTTCTTATCGAGATCCTAATTTAAAAGAGACACTTCATGTATACGATGATATGTCTAAGTACATAGAAGCTTTTGATGCAGATGAACGAGAAATGCGAAAATATATTATTGGTACAATCAGTAATATGGATACACCTTTAAGTCCATTTATGAAGGGAGATAAAGCTACTAGTTATTATATTAGTGGTATAACTTTAGATGAACTTCAAAGGGAGAGGGATGAAGTTTTAAATACAACTGTAGAAGATATAAGAAAATATTCTGCTTTATTAACGGATTCTATGAAGAAAAATTATTTGTGTGTTCTAGGAAATGAACGTAAGATAAAAGAGAGCAAAGAGCAATTTAATAATCTTGTTAAAGTGTTTCTATAA
- a CDS encoding MBL fold metallo-hydrolase has translation MKLKVLVDNNTYIDQYYCGEPAVSYYIEDDDVSLLLDVGYSDLFLRNSTALGVDLENISTIVISHGHDDHTRGLKYYFEQNNKNNISIIAHPDAFKEKLIDNLKICSPILEEELKEKCNLILSKEPIKVSKHITFLGEIPQINDFENRKPIGKQIVGEAPVDDYVIDDTALVYKSENGIYIITGCSHSGICNIIEYAKEVCKDNRVLGVIGGFHLFEVTEQVNKTINYLKQNNVKELYPCHCTSFAVRAEIHKTLPVKEVGVGLEINW, from the coding sequence ATGAAGCTAAAAGTTTTAGTAGATAATAATACATACATTGACCAATACTACTGTGGCGAGCCTGCTGTTTCGTATTATATTGAAGATGATGATGTTAGCTTACTATTGGATGTAGGATATTCTGATTTATTTCTAAGAAACTCAACTGCATTAGGTGTAGATTTAGAAAATATAAGCACTATTGTTATTTCACATGGTCACGATGACCACACAAGAGGATTAAAATACTACTTTGAACAAAATAATAAAAATAATATTTCTATTATTGCTCATCCAGATGCATTTAAAGAAAAGTTAATAGATAATTTAAAAATTTGCTCTCCTATTTTAGAAGAAGAATTAAAAGAAAAATGCAATCTAATTCTTTCGAAAGAACCTATTAAAGTTAGCAAACATATAACTTTTTTAGGGGAAATACCTCAAATAAACGACTTCGAAAATAGAAAACCTATTGGTAAACAAATTGTTGGTGAAGCTCCAGTTGATGATTATGTAATAGATGATACAGCCCTTGTATATAAAAGTGAAAATGGCATTTATATTATTACAGGGTGTTCTCATAGTGGGATATGCAATATAATAGAATATGCAAAAGAAGTATGTAAAGATAATCGAGTATTAGGAGTTATAGGAGGATTTCATTTATTTGAAGTAACTGAACAGGTTAATAAAACTATCAATTATCTAAAACAGAACAATGTAAAGGAATTATATCCTTGCCATTGTACTTCATTTGCTGTTAGAGCAGAAATACATAAAACTTTGCCTGTAAAAGAAGTTGGGGTAGGTTTAGAAATAAACTGGTAA
- a CDS encoding aspartyl-phosphate phosphatase Spo0E family protein — MSVEERLENLKEELNLAIEDTEPLTSKEIVNLSQELDELIVLECRLRLEKYNSSKEDI; from the coding sequence ATGTCAGTAGAGGAAAGATTAGAAAATTTAAAAGAGGAGCTTAATTTAGCAATTGAAGATACGGAGCCTTTAACTAGCAAGGAAATAGTAAATCTAAGTCAGGAGCTAGATGAACTAATAGTTTTAGAATGTAGATTAAGGCTAGAGAAGTATAACTCTTCAAAAGAAGATATTTAA
- a CDS encoding L-threonine 3-dehydrogenase — MKKILVTGALGQIGSELVMNLREAYGNDNVIASDISTKGSQEAIESGPFEVIDVVDGKRIDEVVKKYNVDTVYHLAALLSATGEKNPSLAWNINMGGLFNVLEVARENNCAVCTPSSIAAFGPSTPKDNTPQDTLMRPTTMYGVTKVAGELLCDYYHQKYNIDTRGVRFPGLISYKSLPGGGTTDYAVHIFYEAIKNKKYASFIDKGTFMDMMYMPDAIDALIQLMEADPSKLVHRNAFNITAMSFDPEMLGAEIKKHIPEFVLEYDVNPDIQKIADSWPNSLDDSEARKEWGWNPKYDLAAMTKDMLEQLTIKLKG; from the coding sequence ATGAAAAAGATTTTAGTAACTGGAGCACTGGGACAAATAGGATCTGAACTAGTTATGAATTTAAGAGAAGCTTATGGTAATGATAATGTTATTGCCAGCGACATAAGCACGAAAGGCTCTCAAGAAGCTATAGAGTCTGGTCCTTTCGAAGTAATAGACGTTGTAGATGGGAAAAGAATCGATGAAGTAGTTAAAAAGTATAATGTAGATACAGTTTATCATTTAGCTGCACTTTTATCTGCAACAGGAGAAAAAAATCCTTCATTGGCATGGAATATTAACATGGGTGGACTATTCAATGTATTAGAAGTTGCAAGAGAAAATAATTGTGCAGTTTGTACACCAAGTTCAATTGCCGCTTTTGGACCATCTACACCAAAAGATAACACGCCTCAAGATACTTTAATGAGACCTACAACTATGTATGGAGTTACTAAAGTTGCAGGAGAGCTACTTTGTGATTACTACCATCAAAAATATAATATTGATACTAGAGGAGTTAGATTCCCAGGTTTAATTTCGTACAAGTCTTTACCTGGTGGTGGAACTACAGATTATGCAGTACATATATTCTATGAAGCAATAAAAAACAAAAAGTATGCATCTTTTATAGATAAAGGTACATTTATGGATATGATGTATATGCCAGATGCAATAGATGCATTAATTCAACTGATGGAAGCAGATCCATCTAAGTTAGTTCATAGAAATGCATTTAATATTACAGCAATGAGCTTTGATCCAGAAATGCTTGGTGCTGAAATTAAAAAGCATATTCCAGAATTTGTGCTAGAATATGATGTAAATCCTGATATACAAAAAATAGCAGATTCTTGGCCAAATTCATTAGATGATAGTGAAGCTCGTAAAGAATGGGGTTGGAATCCGAAGTATGATTTAGCAGCTATGACAAAGGATATGTTAGAGCAGCTTACTATTAAATTAAAAGGATAA
- a CDS encoding EamA family transporter, with protein MNRRDLTLALLVVTVWGANFTVIKLGLSGIPPMLLVALRYTFAAIPAIAFVKRPAVGWRYIVAYGMTVGVGQFACLFYAMNIGMPAGVASVVLQSQAFFTLLFAAILLKETLKGMQVIGLLTAGLGLYFIGGNVGSNRLSSIPLGPFLLTLLGAAFWGISNIIVRYAWKQSESCGEKLDMLSLVVWSSLVPPLPLMAFAMMLDTPKTLLDAVINLNVLSVFAVLYLAFCATLFGFYTWSMLLAKYPAGKVAPLSLLVPITGLITSQIVLGEQLSKMQWLGGIVILLGLIISNFGGSLIQRIFKTKGA; from the coding sequence ATGAATAGACGGGATTTAACACTTGCTTTATTAGTTGTAACAGTATGGGGAGCTAATTTCACAGTAATTAAGTTAGGGCTTAGTGGTATACCACCTATGTTGCTGGTTGCTTTACGATATACATTTGCTGCCATACCCGCAATAGCCTTTGTAAAACGTCCAGCAGTAGGGTGGCGTTACATTGTTGCTTATGGAATGACCGTTGGGGTTGGGCAATTTGCTTGTTTGTTCTATGCAATGAATATAGGAATGCCAGCTGGTGTTGCTTCCGTTGTCCTGCAATCTCAGGCTTTCTTTACACTTTTATTTGCTGCAATATTATTAAAGGAAACATTAAAAGGAATGCAAGTGATAGGTCTTTTAACAGCTGGACTTGGACTTTATTTTATAGGCGGAAATGTTGGGAGTAATAGATTATCCTCAATTCCTCTTGGACCATTTTTATTAACACTTCTTGGAGCTGCTTTTTGGGGGATTTCAAACATAATAGTAAGATATGCTTGGAAACAAAGTGAGTCCTGTGGGGAAAAGCTGGATATGTTGAGTCTGGTAGTATGGTCAAGTCTTGTACCTCCACTCCCCCTTATGGCTTTTGCTATGATGTTGGACACACCAAAAACATTATTGGATGCAGTGATTAATTTGAATGTCCTATCTGTATTTGCTGTGCTTTATCTGGCCTTTTGTGCAACATTATTTGGCTTTTACACATGGAGTATGCTGCTTGCAAAGTACCCTGCTGGCAAAGTAGCGCCACTTTCCCTTCTTGTTCCTATAACTGGACTTATTACATCACAGATTGTTCTTGGTGAACAACTTTCAAAAATGCAATGGTTAGGCGGTATTGTAATACTTCTGGGGTTAATAATATCTAATTTTGGAGGTTCGCTAATTCAGCGCATTTTTAAGACAAAAGGTGCATAA
- a CDS encoding putative holin-like toxin: protein MDTYQAISLMIAFGMFVISLISYLDRDKK from the coding sequence ATGGATACGTATCAAGCAATATCATTAATGATTGCGTTTGGAATGTTCGTTATATCACTTATCTCCTATTTAGATAGGGATAAAAAATAA
- a CDS encoding LPS biosynthesis protein — protein MIIDNNPKEKEAMEAFRRGERSLGYKLQDEFVAELRESIGKVDHCTCQKACKYHGKCIECVAIHRAHRDHLPNCFRSLVNERIEKLSELTEHSIVEQIKK, from the coding sequence ATGATTATTGATAATAATCCAAAAGAAAAAGAAGCCATGGAGGCATTTCGCAGAGGCGAACGTTCACTTGGCTATAAACTTCAAGATGAATTTGTAGCAGAATTAAGAGAAAGTATAGGAAAAGTAGACCATTGCACCTGCCAGAAAGCATGTAAGTATCATGGAAAATGTATAGAATGTGTTGCTATACACAGAGCACACAGAGATCATCTTCCAAATTGCTTTAGAAGTTTGGTTAATGAAAGGATTGAAAAACTTTCTGAATTAACAGAACACAGCATTGTAGAACAAATAAAAAAATAG